The nucleotide window TAGACGAAATGTTAGTCGAGATGCGTGGGAACGTCCTTGGAACAACAGACGTACTTGGATGATCCTGGCTTGAACTCGACCGCAGTTGGGCGAAGATTTGTTGCGCCGCTGGGCTCGCCATCCTTGGCCTTCCCTTGAGCTTGACCGTTCTTCAAGACGTTAGCGTTTCCCTGGTTAAATGATTGCTTGCTTCGCTCACCATGTTCGGCCGGAAGCCGGCTGGCAATACCCATTTTGCCTTCCTCCTTTGCAACTCAGACAGAGCGCCTTGGGCGGCCACGGAAAGGTCTACACGGTGGCCCTCCCCTCCAGCGGATGCAGTCTTCGATGCTGCTTCTCGCTCGGTGATTGTCTTGAGCTGTTCGATGAACTGGTTGCCCATAAACGTCACGGCCGGGAAGAAGTCGAGAACAGCCTTGAGCACTGTCATGGCGTTGCGAATGTGCATCCACTCCATGCCACCCAGGCAAGACTTCAACGCCAGGTTGAGCTTGTTGTGCCATCCGTAGAGAATGTCTCGGAATTGCGCATGATCATAATAGGATGATGGCTTTCCCTTGTCGTCAAACTCAGAGGCAAACCCGAGAAGGAAGCTTCGCTTGCCGACAGCCTCCCTCTCGTAGACGTTCGTGTCGCGATGCCATCGGGCAAGGTCTTTGAGGATGCAGTTGAGGAACCTGCCCATGTGTTCGGCCTCGCGGACTGTGCAGGTGAAGATGATCGCCCGCAGCCGGTTGACGTTGAAGAGTCTATCATACAACGCCTTCAGCCGGAAGTTGGGTGCACCAAAGGTGTGGAGCTTCTTGATCAGCACGTAGCAGTACTCTGCGTCACTAGCCGAGAGTACGAGCCGCGGAAGCAAGCATTGCTCGAGAATGGCGTCCGAAATGCCGTTCAACTTAATCGCCGAGCCTGGGAACCATGTTGCCATGTGCTCTGTCATGTAGTCTCGCACTACTCGCGCTCGCTTCATCTGTGAGTCTGCCTCCTTAGGTAGCTCGTTGCTGATCTTGAGGAGTTCGGctttcttggcctccttcttaTTGATGCCACTGCGGCTCATGTCTGAACGATCTCTGTTGAGATCTCTTTGCATATTTGACAGCCTCTTGTGGGCGCTGTTGTAGCTTGCAGCGGGCACCTCGATGTCGCCGAGCTGCAACGCCCAAAACAGAACATAAAACTCGGGACTGAGCTTGCTCCAGGAAGACGCTGCAGAGATGGACCGCATCGATTCTACAATAGGTTCAAGCGCCTCGTGAATCTGGCGAAGGGAGTCCTGCTTTGCCTTTTCTCGAATCTCCGCCGGCGTCATTGTCTTGTCCTCCGTCTCATTCGGTTCGCCGGTGGCCTCTTTCGCATCGGTGGCACTCTGGACCATCGCAACGTCTCCGTCTGGGTCAGCGGTGTTTGACGATGAATCAAGCCTCTTGGAGAACATGTTGTGAGCAACACCCTCCCGGCCAATGAGGAAAGCCAGGCTTGCGTCGAGGCCAAACTCGTCCATTAGACGGGTGATAGCGGGCACCAGCGAGTCGAACTCATGAGGCTCCAAGTTGGTCCGCAAAAGGTCAAGATACTGAACCAAGATCTGATGGCTGTCGTCGATAACGGAACCAATGTATTTGATGTGtgcctcgtcgtccgggAGTTTGTAGATGGCAGACTGTCGATACTGCGCCACGTTGATGAGCAcccggccggcgaggttcGAGTCGACGAGTGACTGCATCAAGCGCTTCGCGCTGCGAGTTGACTCAAATCGCTTGTCTTGGAGACTGAGAAGCGTCTGGCGCCGCAAAACTTCGCCTCCCGACATGGCCAAGATCTGGTCGTCTGTGAAGTCAAGAACTTGGACCACGCCACCCATGGAGGCCACAAGCTCCTTGAGAATGATCAAGTCGGTCGAATTGCCTTGGAAGAGCTGATCATTGACATACTTGAGAATCGGGGTCGGATCAAGTATGGAGTACCGCTTAAAGACTTTGCCGGCAAACTTGGAAAGCGCTTGAAGCCATTTGCTGGTCAGCAGGATGGAGGACTCTTGTGTGCGACTTCGCTGGCCACCCAGAGAGCTCATTAGGGACcagacgaggacgtcgtATGCCAGGTCGGTGAAGTACTTGGCACACTCGACGAATGCCTCAATGAGGTTGGCGTAAGACTCGATTTGGCCCAGTGCCTCCTTGAAGACAATGCCGGGCGAGGAGTAACTGGTCTTGGCCAAGGACTTGGCCATTTCACTGAGATTCGTGAGAGAGATGCGCTTCATCACGCCTCTGGTTTCGACACGTGTGCGGGTGAATGCAgccttcatcgccggcaGGCGGGAGATTTGACCCTCAAACCATTCGGCGTAGATGGAGTATCGAGTGGCAACGGGATAGAGCTTGAGCAGATCCCAGACAGAGTTGACAACTGCAGCGTTGGCAGTCGTCATGCTGAGTGCAGGGACTAGGATACGTCGCAAGAGTTCCTGCCACCGGTCCATATTTTGTTGAGAGTGATCCTCCGCCAGGCTTTTAGCTCCGATGCTGACGAGCTTGGCAAGCAATGCAGGGTCTTTGCCAATGTTTACGCCAGAGAGGTTCAGGAACGTGTCACACAGGGTgaagacgtcgtcgaccgtCTGGCAGACTGGAACGTTGTCGGCCCATTCATCCCAGTAGAATCTGTAATGCTGGTCTCTGCTGTCGAACCCATCAGGAAATGGCCATCTCATGGACTTCTTGACCGGTATGGTTCCCAGCTTGATGGTGCCTTTGGCAACACCGGCTTGGTCGACATCGGCGATGGACTTTGCGGGGCATTCAGCCATTCCAACAGCGGTGGGTCGGCTTTCCTTGAATACCTTCTCGATACTGTGATTGAGGATGCGGTGTATCCGATCAAGGATCTCGGGGTAGGCCTCGGGAAGCCAGGGGAAACGACCTAGGATGAAAAGGGACTCGGGAATGGCGCCGATTGTCAGCAGGCAGTTGAGTAATGCAGCCTTTTGCTCCATGGGTTCCGGTAGcttgtccttctcgtccgtTCCGACGTTGGTTttggcatcggcatcggtcTTTCCAGCGGCGTCTCGAGTACGCGTTGTGGGTGGCGGTGCCGTGTCGTCAGGCAACGCACCAGCCATAAGGAGAGCATTCTGTGCGGCACCGGGTCGGCTTTgcttttccttttcctcgagctccttcatcttcttttCCCTCATGGTGTCCATCTCTTCGTCAAGAGGCCAAAGGTGGGGGTAAATATCGACTAAGGACATGAAGCCAACCTTGACAAGAAGAGCGACGAGGTAAAGGAGGTTTGCCGGCAAGACGTCGTCCGGATCTCTGGCGTCAGAGGCGTAAAATCGCAGCTTGAAGCCAAGTAGCTGGGCGGCGGTTCGGTTTCCctggggggggagggtctTCGTGGCCTTCATCCAcgcggaggcggcgttgaCTTCAGCCTCGGATGCGGACTCGGATGCCTCCAATAACTTGAGATGCTCGTCCGTGACTTGTCTTCCTCCGAGCTGGAAGAAAGCATCAATGTGGACTTCGCGCGCACGATCCCAGAATTCAGCATCTCGTTGACGTCTCAGTTCAGCGTTCGCCAGTTCGACATCTTCGCTGGTCATCCAATGGGAATGGTCGGGGAGAGCCCAAGGAGGTAAGCCGCCAGCGTAAATGGATGCAGCCGAGGTTTGGCTGCGAGGCCACCAAGAGCTGACGCGGAGAAGCTTGATGAAAAAGCGGAATTGCTTGATAAGGACGGCAGCAAAGACGTCGAGTGTGACATCGAGTACTCTtccgacgtcgaggtcaaAGGTTCCGATAAGCCCCTTGAGACGTTCGAATGCTGCGTGGGCCGTTTCGGCCGAGGGGGGCTCTGCGCTGCTCGTTGTGAAAAGCTCAGTCATCAACTTGGAGTAGCCTTCACTTTCTTCACGCAGCAGGTTGTAGTTTGCTTGCCGGTACAAGAGATTGGTCGCGCGTCTAATCCCAAGCTTGACAAAAGTTTCCCTGATGAGGCCAAGGTCCTGGAGTAGCTGAGCGTCGAGAGTTTGGCGAACAAGTTCTGGCGAGACGCCAGTTGCTTGTATGAAGTCGCGAAGTTGGGGCTTGAAGAGGTCTCGATCGTTGTCAAAGATTATGGACAAGGTGTCGAGAAAAAGGGTGTGCGGCTCGAACGAGAAAGAGTCCTTAATCATTTCTTGCGATTCAGTGCCGAGAATCTCCTTCATGCAGGCGCCAGCGTCGGCGGGTGACAATCGGCCCTCCACAACAGCATGAATAAACTCTTGGTAGATAGTGGTCAGCTCCTCGGTGTCCACATCTAACCTCGAGCTGATTCCATGATCGATCAAGGCCTGTTTGCTGCCGCTTGTCCAGGAAGCGACCGCGTCGTCGGTGATGTGTTCATAACAGTAGGTTGTGGGTACCGGGGACGGCGGATGGGACGCCGGCGCAGACGCCACTTGCTCCATAGCCATCGGGGCAGGATGTTGCGATTGCGACGGGGTGggcggggggcgggggacAGTCGGAGAGGTAACGCGGGAGGCGCTCGCGGACTGGCTCCCAGAGTGTGCTAGTTGTCCTTGGGCGGAATCGCGACGGTCGTTCCGTCTAGTGTTCCTGCCTCCGCGAccacctcttcctcctccctcggAGAAGTCTCGATCGCGTTGGCCCAGTGCCGTATCTCCAGGTCGATGGGGGGAGGGTCTGTTGCCTTCGCTAGCAAGACCACCACGAGCCTTACGCTTAGGAGGCATCGTGCTCTCTCGGTCGCGGGTTTGTTCAAGGTATCATCGGAGACACGCGCGCTCTGTCTCAAACAGTCGTCCTGGAGATATACTAGTCAGCAAAGCTCGAATTGCCAGCGTGCGCGAGGCTGGAAAGGGAGGTAGGTACCTGGTGGTTTGAGAGGTTTGGGGAGCTCGTCGCGTGTAGCTCCGAGAGAGAGTGCCGTGCACAAAGGGAATGAAAAATAGCCGGTTCAATCGTTTggaccaagaagaagaaaaattGATCAGAAGTAAGTAGAGCCAAGGAGGTTACAGAAAGAGGTTGCGCCTTAAGGTTGGCGATTTCGCTTGAGTTGGCGacaggacgacgatgatggctGGTGTTTCGCGTGAAGAGGCAGT belongs to Colletotrichum higginsianum IMI 349063 chromosome 5, whole genome shotgun sequence and includes:
- a CDS encoding THO complex subunit 2; its protein translation is MPPKRKARGGLASEGNRPSPHRPGDTALGQRDRDFSEGGGRGGRGGRNTRRNDRRDSAQGQLAHSGSQSASASRVTSPTVPRPPPTPSQSQHPAPMAMEQVASAPASHPPSPVPTTYCYEHITDDAVASWTSGSKQALIDHGISSRLDVDTEELTTIYQEFIHAVVEGRLSPADAGACMKEILGTESQEMIKDSFSFEPHTLFLDTLSIIFDNDRDLFKPQLRDFIQATGVSPELVRQTLDAQLLQDLGLIRETFVKLGIRRATNLLYRQANYNLLREESEGYSKLMTELFTTSSAEPPSAETAHAAFERLKGLIGTFDLDVGRVLDVTLDVFAAVLIKQFRFFIKLLRVSSWWPRSQTSAASIYAGGLPPWALPDHSHWMTSEDVELANAELRRQRDAEFWDRAREVHIDAFFQLGGRQVTDEHLKLLEASESASEAEVNAASAWMKATKTLPPQGNRTAAQLLGFKLRFYASDARDPDDVLPANLLYLVALLVKVGFMSLVDIYPHLWPLDEEMDTMREKKMKELEEKEKQSRPGAAQNALLMAGALPDDTAPPPTTRTRDAAGKTDADAKTNVGTDEKDKLPEPMEQKAALLNCLLTIGAIPESLFILGRFPWLPEAYPEILDRIHRILNHSIEKVFKESRPTAVGMAECPAKSIADVDQAGVAKGTIKLGTIPVKKSMRWPFPDGFDSRDQHYRFYWDEWADNVPVCQTVDDVFTLCDTFLNLSGVNIGKDPALLAKLVSIGAKSLAEDHSQQNMDRWQELLRRILVPALSMTTANAAVVNSVWDLLKLYPVATRYSIYAEWFEGQISRLPAMKAAFTRTRVETRGVMKRISLTNLSEMAKSLAKTSYSSPGIVFKEALGQIESYANLIEAFVECAKYFTDLAYDVLVWSLMSSLGGQRSRTQESSILLTSKWLQALSKFAGKVFKRYSILDPTPILKYVNDQLFQGNSTDLIILKELVASMGGVVQVLDFTDDQILAMSGGEVLRRQTLLSLQDKRFESTRSAKRLMQSLVDSNLAGRVLINVAQYRQSAIYKLPDDEAHIKYIGSVIDDSHQILVQYLDLLRTNLEPHEFDSLVPAITRLMDEFGLDASLAFLIGREGVAHNMFSKRLDSSSNTADPDGDVAMVQSATDAKEATGEPNETEDKTMTPAEIREKAKQDSLRQIHEALEPIVESMRSISAASSWSKLSPEFYVLFWALQLGDIEVPAASYNSAHKRLSNMQRDLNRDRSDMSRSGINKKEAKKAELLKISNELPKEADSQMKRARVVRDYMTEHMATWFPGSAIKLNGISDAILEQCLLPRLVLSASDAEYCYVLIKKLHTFGAPNFRLKALYDRLFNVNRLRAIIFTCTVREAEHMGRFLNCILKDLARWHRDTNVYEREAVGKRSFLLGFASEFDDKGKPSSYYDHAQFRDILYGWHNKLNLALKSCLGGMEWMHIRNAMTVLKAVLDFFPAVTFMGNQFIEQLKTITEREAASKTASAGGEGHRVDLSVAAQGALSELQRRKAKWVLPAGFRPNMNGQAQGKAKDGEPSGATNLRPTAVEFKPGSSKTATEHEDGEVKDGRDVEARPAAPSAPGTLTQKDPNLPPKPSASPIEPVKAGHSRADFGPNASSKPSTPKPAAAAPAQSNTNHRDVPKSTPTPTGPDRSAHSLPKRPDVPIPGHYGRNHFTPDAALPERRDQREPREPRGPRDTREPRDSREHRDPRDSSRDPRFPEAARPERSRDFPNPDRRGPEIPSRETGRLSEKDWPARQDPQLPRRDHGAHERDSRPPRDKTAPVNGRTAEAGRLSREPVNATPPPQSTQQPAEDPPVNPARLALIQGEPDRPSRSERPPRSSEADRRSGRASRGQEPRGPDQERADIINPERAALMGDSRSDPSARPAREEHRDRGVPRTHSPRRSGRFNPDATADAGRDDRHGRTHHSEHRPSGRDTHVVEPPASNPRADRIAEREGERFGPDKSREAFLGSSRNSEPDHSRTTQQDQNYGRLNPIQSVVTNDVPLGPRGRGRGAARGSHMGTPNSRSDPWFSPNTDNPAPEERHPPTGPASGRGRRSQYDPSASVNSPSTMTPTPAAHPDRTRTMNPGPTNSPTPSSGGPTLAPGIHPDRLAQIAPPPPPPPPGQPPSHSRPSLPPINTPDRAPIIQSGNSRTPTGSYPGSTEGAPSGPSSNDRGRSGGSRRQLAGINSTLQQAQANMPESNRGTSIRGRGAPRGSIAGSDAQVLTGASPVSTPTQERPDPVRQDKGQANGDDHLRSEHDRSRREHRSERGRHSRRGSRERERSPDREREAKEPREHRDRRSGAQSQSSTREEREPRRSGREPSSSTRDSHANAPHVSSREQRHRSDRGEGGRGEGGPGGRGEDWGVNVRGASRNGPRDGGLRPTDDRRELRDERGRKRRSEDAVGLSNEREKRQRR